From the genome of Vibrio navarrensis, one region includes:
- a CDS encoding EamA family transporter yields MSFRDRLLALTIVMVWGVNFVVIKVGLQGMPPLLLAGLRFALVVFPAILFIPRPKLPLKWLCAYGLTISFGQFALLFWALNVGLAAGLASLLLQAQAFITLLFGVLLLKERVRMHNVIAVSIAGIGIYLLAAAQEQGSASVTLFTLVLILGAATCWALGNITNKVIMQRYAVPTMSLIVWSALVPTVAFFIASFVVEGPSQIVDSLVHIEWHNVLSIVYLSLLATIVGYGGWSNLLSRYPTAMVAPLSLLVPVFGLLSAWVLLDENLSVFQILGVVVIALGLVINVFGQQWFCARATQKAATAEK; encoded by the coding sequence ATGTCTTTTCGTGACCGATTATTGGCCTTAACTATTGTGATGGTGTGGGGCGTGAATTTTGTGGTGATCAAAGTGGGTTTGCAAGGTATGCCGCCGCTGCTCTTGGCGGGCTTACGATTCGCTTTGGTGGTTTTCCCGGCGATCTTGTTTATTCCACGCCCTAAGCTGCCCCTTAAATGGTTGTGTGCTTATGGGCTGACCATCAGCTTTGGGCAATTTGCGCTGCTTTTCTGGGCGTTGAATGTGGGACTTGCGGCGGGGTTAGCATCGCTGCTATTACAAGCACAAGCTTTTATCACCTTACTTTTTGGTGTATTGCTGCTTAAAGAGCGCGTTCGCATGCACAATGTTATTGCGGTGAGCATTGCTGGTATTGGTATTTATTTACTGGCGGCGGCTCAAGAGCAAGGCAGTGCTTCTGTCACGCTGTTTACCTTGGTGCTGATTTTGGGGGCCGCGACGTGCTGGGCGCTGGGCAACATTACCAACAAGGTGATCATGCAACGTTACGCAGTACCGACAATGTCGCTGATCGTTTGGAGTGCTTTGGTGCCAACCGTTGCATTTTTTATCGCTTCTTTTGTGGTGGAAGGGCCGTCGCAGATCGTCGATTCATTGGTGCATATTGAGTGGCACAATGTGCTGTCGATTGTTTACCTTTCGTTGCTCGCGACCATCGTTGGTTATGGCGGCTGGAGCAACTTGTTAAGCCGCTATCCAACCGCCATGGTTGCTCCGCTTTCACTCTTGGTTCCGGTATTTGGTTTGCTTAGTGCGTGGGTATTATTGGATGAAAACCTCAGCGTGTTCCAAATACTCGGCGTTGTGGTGATTGCGCTTGGGCTGGTGATTAATGTGTTCGGGCAACAATGGTTTTGCGCCAGAGCCACGCAAAAAGCGGCGACGGCGGAGAAATAG
- a CDS encoding substrate-binding periplasmic protein, with the protein MTLLKQALISLALIFSPLLKADVLTLTSLDWPPYSSQQLKQKGASIAVVSAALKEMGHELKVEFYPWERAVHLAKNDARYAGYFPEYLFESSDLLFSDSIGVGPLGFAENKAKPVQWSALADLKSYTIGVVRGYVNTDELDQMIANGTLKSEAVNSDSQNLTKLGHKRIPLAVIDSNVFQYLLDNTPSLQPFKADLQMNPKLLVEKSLHVAFTNNQDGQRWQEIRNQGLKRIDVDKIMADYLAN; encoded by the coding sequence ATGACACTATTAAAACAGGCATTGATTTCACTGGCCCTTATTTTTTCTCCCTTGCTCAAAGCCGATGTACTGACTCTCACCTCACTTGACTGGCCGCCTTACTCCTCTCAGCAACTAAAACAGAAAGGTGCTTCGATTGCGGTCGTTAGCGCTGCGCTTAAAGAGATGGGGCATGAACTGAAAGTCGAATTCTATCCGTGGGAACGAGCGGTTCATTTGGCAAAAAACGACGCTCGCTACGCAGGCTATTTTCCTGAATATCTTTTTGAATCCAGCGACTTGCTTTTCTCTGATTCCATCGGCGTTGGCCCTCTAGGCTTTGCCGAAAATAAAGCCAAGCCAGTACAATGGTCTGCTTTGGCCGACCTTAAGTCGTATACCATCGGCGTGGTACGCGGCTATGTGAACACCGATGAACTCGATCAAATGATCGCCAACGGCACGTTGAAATCCGAAGCGGTAAACAGTGATAGCCAAAACCTAACTAAGTTAGGGCACAAGCGTATTCCACTGGCCGTCATCGACAGTAACGTTTTCCAATATTTGCTCGACAACACGCCTTCTTTACAACCGTTCAAAGCCGATTTACAGATGAACCCGAAACTGCTGGTCGAGAAATCTCTCCACGTTGCTTTTACTAATAACCAAGATGGCCAACGTTGGCAGGAAATTCGAAATCAAGGGCTAAAACGCATCGACGTCGACAAAATCATGGCGGATTATTTGGCTAACTAA
- the rnk gene encoding nucleoside diphosphate kinase regulator codes for MTNKPSIIVSTLDMDRISTLLEKATQWSAVLEKLEDELDRATVMASSDMPSDVVTMNSTVCFKFVGSDNSMEKTLVYPDQVRSSEDISIFAPVGSALLGLSVGQQLTWPMPGGQEKTIEIIDVVYQPERAGDFHL; via the coding sequence ATGACAAACAAACCTTCGATCATCGTATCGACACTCGATATGGACCGTATTAGCACATTATTGGAAAAGGCAACCCAATGGTCTGCAGTGCTAGAGAAATTGGAAGATGAGCTCGACCGAGCAACTGTAATGGCTTCCAGTGACATGCCAAGCGACGTGGTTACCATGAATTCCACGGTCTGCTTTAAATTTGTTGGCAGCGATAACAGTATGGAAAAAACGCTGGTTTACCCCGATCAAGTTCGCAGTAGTGAAGACATCTCGATCTTTGCCCCTGTAGGAAGTGCCCTGCTTGGCTTGTCTGTCGGCCAACAGCTAACCTGGCCAATGCCGGGCGGACAAGAAAAAACCATCGAAATCATTGATGTCGTTTATCAGCCTGAGCGTGCCGGTGATTTTCACCTCTAA
- a CDS encoding substrate-binding periplasmic protein, producing the protein MNYKLKSNVTLALVLSSLSNTSVLADQPVALDLYTQEFPPLQFMLDGKPQGYVIEFVTALVQDASKTIPLEIKQIHFAPWNRAIKTTIETENTLFFSVSRTPEREDKFQWIGQVSPYKVGLYRLASGPQVSAKNLEELKGYRFGSQAGSSFSELLAKNGLDQVIPVEKGKEAIRLLHTHRVDFAPMVEASFHYRMQEYGYDPHEFVKVMNVTPLCQDLWLVTGNHTSASVVEALRNSYSKLQQQAYLDKLVAEFTPTSAIMLRYSESKANPRNAFTASS; encoded by the coding sequence ATGAATTACAAATTAAAATCCAATGTGACTCTCGCTCTTGTTCTGAGTAGCTTGAGCAACACGTCAGTTTTAGCCGATCAACCCGTTGCGCTGGATCTCTACACTCAAGAGTTCCCACCACTGCAATTTATGCTAGACGGCAAGCCGCAAGGTTATGTGATCGAGTTTGTCACCGCACTCGTGCAAGACGCGTCTAAAACGATACCACTTGAGATCAAACAGATTCATTTCGCGCCTTGGAATCGCGCGATAAAAACCACCATAGAGACAGAGAATACGCTGTTTTTCTCGGTGTCACGCACTCCCGAGCGTGAAGACAAATTTCAATGGATTGGCCAAGTCTCGCCTTACAAAGTCGGCTTATATCGGCTGGCAAGCGGCCCTCAAGTCAGCGCAAAAAATTTAGAGGAATTGAAGGGCTATCGCTTCGGTTCGCAGGCTGGCAGCTCGTTTAGTGAACTGCTGGCAAAAAACGGCTTAGATCAGGTCATTCCGGTGGAAAAGGGCAAAGAAGCCATCAGGCTGCTGCACACTCACCGCGTCGATTTTGCTCCCATGGTTGAGGCCAGTTTCCACTATCGAATGCAAGAGTATGGCTACGATCCGCATGAGTTTGTCAAAGTCATGAACGTCACCCCTTTGTGTCAGGATCTATGGCTGGTTACGGGCAATCACACTTCCGCTTCCGTCGTTGAGGCTTTGAGAAACAGCTATAGCAAATTGCAGCAACAAGCCTATCTCGATAAACTCGTGGCAGAATTTACCCCGACCAGCGCTATCATGCTGCGCTACAGCGAGAGTAAGGCGAATCCGCGTAATGCCTTTACTGCTTCATCTTGA
- a CDS encoding RNA methyltransferase, which produces MTTEPTVIIGLHNPKSPTNVGAVMRAAGCYNATQVRYNGSRYSRAARFQTDTQNSHERIALLEMDDLTASLDSDVAIVCVELVVGATALPHFAHPEKAIYLFGPEDGSLPQEVVDRAHHVVYVPTHGCMNLAATVNVVMYDRLAKTLGAIDDNAQVIANRDNKNRLRVKESAY; this is translated from the coding sequence ATGACAACTGAGCCAACAGTGATAATTGGACTGCATAATCCCAAAAGCCCCACCAATGTCGGCGCGGTGATGCGCGCGGCGGGTTGCTATAACGCCACTCAGGTACGATACAACGGCAGCCGTTATAGCCGCGCGGCAAGATTTCAGACCGATACACAAAATAGTCATGAGCGGATTGCTTTGCTGGAGATGGACGACCTCACCGCCAGCCTCGACAGCGATGTAGCGATCGTCTGTGTCGAACTGGTGGTCGGTGCCACTGCCCTGCCGCATTTCGCCCATCCTGAAAAAGCCATTTATCTGTTTGGCCCGGAAGATGGTTCATTGCCGCAAGAGGTGGTCGACAGAGCACATCATGTTGTTTATGTACCCACTCACGGCTGCATGAATCTCGCCGCAACCGTTAACGTGGTGATGTACGATCGCTTAGCGAAAACACTTGGCGCGATAGACGATAACGCGCAAGTCATCGCCAACCGCGATAACAAAAACCGTTTGCGAGTCAAAGAAAGCGCTTATTAG
- a CDS encoding methyl-accepting chemotaxis protein, which produces MKDQAEMIEGYINEKVNGIRKVASLHKNKMITGTPEEIIAQTKFLANAMNVASAVIATVISVMLAFILINILYRPIISLRDMIANLSSGNGDLTQRLAVTSNDDIGQISAGVNRFIEELQKMMREVQSMSETLKDNVSRLREQSKHNTQILQSHVTETEQIVTAVEEMDATANSMATDAANTASLTQQANKVSDESKKIVDKSKLTISALIDDVEKASSDVQKMNSQTQSISTVLTVIGDIAEQTNLLALNAAIEAARAGEQGREFAVVADEVRKLASRTKDSTGEIEFALKDLLDGCQNVVESMKYTKERCQDTATGSADVESSLESLTHFVDEINDLSSQIATAAEEQSSVTQEVSRNMNAISEIVSNLESNGQLVNRNAEDIANVNDQLISIVKRFKL; this is translated from the coding sequence GTGAAAGATCAGGCGGAGATGATTGAAGGGTACATCAATGAAAAAGTGAACGGCATCAGGAAGGTTGCAAGCTTACACAAGAATAAAATGATTACCGGAACGCCCGAGGAGATCATTGCGCAGACCAAGTTTCTCGCCAATGCCATGAACGTCGCGAGTGCGGTTATCGCCACCGTCATCAGTGTGATGTTGGCCTTCATTCTGATCAATATTCTCTATCGCCCGATTATTTCTTTGCGCGACATGATTGCCAACCTATCGAGTGGCAATGGCGATCTCACTCAGCGCCTTGCCGTGACGTCAAACGACGATATCGGACAAATTTCAGCGGGCGTAAACCGTTTTATTGAAGAGCTACAAAAGATGATGCGTGAAGTTCAGAGTATGAGTGAAACGCTGAAAGACAACGTATCTCGCTTAAGAGAGCAATCGAAACACAACACACAAATTTTGCAGAGCCACGTAACGGAAACAGAGCAGATTGTTACTGCGGTAGAAGAAATGGATGCCACTGCAAACTCAATGGCCACCGACGCCGCCAACACAGCCAGCCTGACCCAGCAGGCCAACAAAGTCAGTGATGAATCGAAGAAAATTGTTGATAAGTCAAAACTGACCATTTCTGCGTTGATTGATGATGTGGAAAAAGCCTCATCGGATGTGCAAAAAATGAATTCACAAACGCAAAGCATCAGTACAGTGCTCACCGTCATTGGCGATATTGCAGAGCAAACCAATTTATTGGCGTTGAATGCGGCGATTGAAGCTGCCCGAGCGGGTGAACAGGGGCGAGAGTTTGCAGTTGTGGCGGATGAAGTGCGTAAGCTCGCTAGCCGCACAAAAGACAGCACAGGTGAGATAGAGTTCGCACTCAAGGATCTTTTGGATGGTTGTCAAAATGTGGTTGAATCAATGAAATATACCAAGGAGCGCTGTCAAGACACTGCAACTGGATCGGCGGATGTAGAAAGCAGTCTAGAGTCTTTGACGCACTTTGTTGATGAAATCAATGATTTGAGCTCACAGATCGCCACCGCAGCGGAGGAGCAGAGTAGTGTCACCCAAGAGGTGAGCCGCAATATGAATGCGATCAGCGAGATTGTTTCTAATCTAGAAAGCAACGGCCAGTTGGTTAACCGAAATGCTGAAGATATTGCTAATGTGAATGATCAACTCATCAGCATCGTTAAACGTTTCAAACTGTAA
- a CDS encoding GIY-YIG nuclease family protein, which yields MSNTYYVYSLKDPREKPARVFYIGKGTGSRATDHLKKVDDTRKGRFIQEILDSGNSPIISRVVENLTEEQALQIELELISSFGTIDNGGSLYNSVIPKSIKRKIDKNIVVPNGAVEKAQLGLKLIKDSIASLSEENPNGITNSDCAHYLGLQSAHQGKQQDFLTYSVLGLLLKEGVLGIYPDGRRRKYKKLQ from the coding sequence ATGAGCAATACCTATTATGTTTACTCATTAAAAGATCCTCGAGAGAAACCAGCTCGAGTCTTCTATATTGGTAAAGGTACAGGTAGTAGAGCTACCGACCATTTAAAGAAAGTCGACGACACACGTAAAGGCAGGTTCATTCAAGAAATCCTCGATAGTGGCAACTCACCTATCATTTCCCGGGTCGTCGAAAATCTTACAGAAGAACAAGCCCTACAAATAGAACTCGAGCTAATCAGTAGCTTCGGCACCATCGATAATGGCGGCTCACTCTATAATTCAGTAATACCGAAATCTATAAAACGCAAAATAGATAAGAACATCGTAGTACCGAATGGTGCAGTTGAAAAAGCACAACTAGGTCTAAAATTAATCAAAGATTCAATAGCGTCGTTATCTGAAGAAAACCCAAATGGGATAACAAACTCAGACTGTGCGCATTACTTAGGCTTACAATCTGCACATCAGGGTAAGCAACAGGATTTTCTTACCTACAGTGTACTAGGTCTCCTTCTTAAGGAAGGAGTACTAGGGATTTATCCAGATGGGCGTCGTAGGAAATACAAAAAATTGCAATAG